DNA from Sphingomonas sp. SUN039:
CGGCAGTCTGGAATTCTCGAAGCAGTTGCTGACGCATGCCGGAGTCGCGGTCGCGCCCGGTGTCGGTTACGGCGAGGACGGCGAGGGCTTCGTCCGCATTGCGCTCGTGGAAAACGAACAACGCATCCGCCAGGCGGCGCGCAATGTACGGAAATATCTGGCGAGCATGGGCGTGAATACCGGCGCGCGGACGGCGTAGGTTTGCGGTTGATTCCGACTTGGCGTATTAAATGCCTATGGAAATCCCCGGCTATCCTCGATTGAGCGCAGACCCTGCCGTATGCGGGGGAAAGCCGTGCATCAAGGACACCCGTATGCGCGTCGTCGATATCCTTGGCGCGTTGGCCGCCGGGGATAGCGCCGACGAGATCGTGGCTGATTTTCCCTATGTCGCGCACGAAGATATCAAGGCCTGTTTGGCTTATGGCGCGGAATTGAGCAGCCACCCGTTCGCAATTGCAGCCGAATGAGATTGGCCGGACTGAGCGTTTGAACTTCATCGTCGACGAACAACTTCCGCCGGCACTTGCCCGCTGGATTGGTGAGCAAGCCGATTGCACGGCATCGCATGTGTTCGACCACGGATTGAGGTCGAAGCCGGACGACTTCATCTGCGAAATGGTGCGGGCAACGGAAGCCGTATTGGTCACAAAGGACGACGATTTTGTCGTATTATATGGTGCCTCGGTCGAACGCGTCGTCTGGGTCCGATGCGGCAACCTCGCAAATGCCAAACTGCTCGCCTTGTTCGAATTGAATTGGACGCGGGTCGTGAGCGAGCTTGAAGCGAGAAATCTCGTGGAGCTTCGCTGATGGCACGCGCCGATTTCGCCCACCATTGCCGGTTCCGCGTCCGTTGGGGCGAAGTCGATCCGCAGGCGGTCGTCTTCAACGCGCGCTACCTCGACTATGCCGATGTCGCGGTCACCGAATATTGGCGGGCGATCCGTGCGGCCGGCTTGTGGAACGACGCGCCGGTCGAATGCCATGTCGCCAAGGCCGAGGTGAATTTCCGCAAGCCGATCCTCGCCGATGAGGAAATTGATGTGATGGCGCGCACCCCGCGCTTAGGCACGACCAGCATGACGACCCTCGTCGAAATCCATGGCGCGGGAA
Protein-coding regions in this window:
- a CDS encoding DUF5615 family PIN-like protein gives rise to the protein MNFIVDEQLPPALARWIGEQADCTASHVFDHGLRSKPDDFICEMVRATEAVLVTKDDDFVVLYGASVERVVWVRCGNLANAKLLALFELNWTRVVSELEARNLVELR
- a CDS encoding DUF433 domain-containing protein, coding for MEIPGYPRLSADPAVCGGKPCIKDTRMRVVDILGALAAGDSADEIVADFPYVAHEDIKACLAYGAELSSHPFAIAAE
- a CDS encoding thioesterase family protein; its protein translation is MARADFAHHCRFRVRWGEVDPQAVVFNARYLDYADVAVTEYWRAIRAAGLWNDAPVECHVAKAEVNFRKPILADEEIDVMARTPRLGTTSMTTLVEIHGAGTGDDLRASIELVAVHIDLSDHRPRPLPDSVRTALAAFDARAGA